A genomic window from Rhizobium sp. 007 includes:
- a CDS encoding DUF1013 domain-containing protein, whose protein sequence is MAQQLLMPKATAIWLVDNTALSFDQIAQFCKLHPLEVKAIADGEAAQGIKGLDPISTGQLSRDEIARAEANPNHKLKLSEPKVRVPESKRRGPRYTPVSKRQDRPNAILWLVRNHPELKDAQISRLVGTTKSTIEQIRERTHWNSANLTPMDPVTLGLCSQIDLDMEVEKASRGRPLPTAAELGATLQSAQETERMSPNFEREEEREIDADAVFAKLKSLKSSSKDKDEDEDDRF, encoded by the coding sequence ATGGCTCAACAATTGCTCATGCCGAAGGCGACCGCCATCTGGCTCGTCGACAATACGGCGCTGTCTTTCGATCAGATCGCCCAGTTCTGCAAGCTGCATCCGCTCGAGGTGAAAGCAATTGCCGACGGCGAGGCAGCGCAGGGCATCAAGGGCCTGGACCCGATCTCGACCGGCCAGCTTTCACGCGATGAAATCGCCCGCGCCGAAGCAAACCCGAACCACAAGCTGAAACTCTCGGAGCCGAAGGTTCGCGTTCCCGAATCCAAGCGCCGTGGTCCGCGTTACACGCCTGTTTCCAAGCGCCAGGACCGTCCGAATGCCATTCTCTGGCTCGTTCGCAATCACCCAGAGCTGAAGGATGCTCAGATTTCACGCCTCGTCGGCACGACGAAATCGACGATCGAGCAGATTCGTGAACGCACGCATTGGAACTCGGCCAACCTGACGCCGATGGATCCGGTCACGCTCGGCCTCTGCAGCCAGATCGACCTCGATATGGAAGTGGAAAAGGCATCCAGGGGCCGGCCACTGCCGACCGCCGCCGAACTCGGCGCCACGCTGCAGTCCGCCCAGGAAACTGAGCGCATGAGCCCGAATTTCGAACGCGAAGAAGAGCGCGAAATCGACGCCGATGCCGTCTTTGCCAAGCTCAAGTCTCTGAAGTCTTCCTCCAAGGATAAGGATGAAGACGAAGACGATCGCTTCTGA
- a CDS encoding flagellin, with the protein MSSILTNTAAMAALQTLRGVNQSLKETQDHVSSGLRVGKAADNAAYWSIATTMRSDNKALSAVSDALGLGAAKVDTAYAAMDSAIDIVSEIKAKLVAATEKGVDKAKVQEEISQLQAQLLSIAQSASFSGENWVAGEGTKSVVSTFVRDGSNAVSVKQTEYILDDTSVGNVLFGMSGGLIETSTGIIGTSNGTIGSVYKMDITNFTTDDVGLALTAVESALKAMTSAGAQLGSISTRIQLQEDFVSTLSDSIDSGIGRLVDADMEEESSKLTALQTQQQLAIQSLSIANSASQNILSLFRS; encoded by the coding sequence ATGTCAAGCATTCTAACGAACACTGCCGCAATGGCGGCACTGCAGACCCTTCGCGGTGTAAACCAGAGCCTCAAGGAAACCCAGGACCACGTTTCGTCCGGCCTGCGCGTCGGCAAGGCCGCTGACAATGCCGCTTACTGGTCGATTGCAACGACCATGCGTTCGGACAACAAGGCGCTTTCGGCTGTTTCCGACGCTCTCGGCCTCGGTGCCGCCAAGGTCGACACGGCCTATGCCGCGATGGACAGCGCCATCGATATTGTTTCCGAAATCAAGGCCAAGCTGGTTGCCGCTACCGAAAAGGGCGTCGACAAGGCCAAGGTTCAGGAAGAGATTTCCCAGCTTCAGGCTCAGCTGCTGAGCATTGCTCAGTCTGCTTCCTTCTCCGGTGAGAACTGGGTCGCCGGCGAGGGTACGAAGAGCGTCGTTTCGACCTTCGTTCGCGATGGCTCGAACGCTGTATCCGTCAAACAGACTGAATATATCCTCGACGATACCTCGGTCGGCAACGTCCTGTTCGGCATGAGCGGAGGCCTGATCGAAACGTCCACGGGTATTATCGGCACCTCGAACGGTACGATCGGCTCCGTCTATAAGATGGACATCACCAATTTCACTACAGATGACGTCGGTCTTGCGCTGACGGCTGTCGAATCCGCTCTGAAGGCGATGACCAGCGCCGGTGCACAGCTCGGCTCGATCTCCACTCGCATCCAACTGCAGGAAGATTTCGTCTCGACTTTGAGCGACTCGATCGACTCCGGCATCGGCCGCCTTGTCGACGCCGACATGGAAGAAGAATCTTCCAAGCTGACCGCTCTTCAGACGCAGCAGCAGCTTGCAATCCAATCTCTGTCGATTGCGAACTCGGCATCTCAGAACATCCTGTCGCTCTTCCGCAGCTAA